In Oryza sativa Japonica Group chromosome 2, ASM3414082v1, the following are encoded in one genomic region:
- the LOC4328942 gene encoding uncharacterized protein isoform X2: MEAAIGAASWLVDKVVTQLSDELVAAYIASTELGLNMEQIKRDLMFMQGLLHHARERRDKSNPGLQGLLEELRKKADEAEDVLDELQYFIIQDQIDGTHEATPVVDDGIRGQVLHGRHALRHTIGSFQQLEQLSVDSISAVLVAPICNLLASTLCKMEFPYDMWMESFTETQEEALQLLTSLQCLGFYVCPRLQSLPEGLHRLSSLRELIIHKCPEIRALPKEGFPASLRYVFAYEGISVDLKDQLKKLKASTPGLRVVSSLTNLVN, encoded by the exons ATGGAGGCAGCCATCGGCGCAGCGAGCTGGCTCGTCGACAAGGTGGTGACACAGCTGTCCGACGAGCTGGTGGCGGCTTACATAGCCAGCACCGAGCTCGGCCTCAACATGGAGCAGATCAAGAGGGACCTCATGTTTATGCAAGGGCTGCTCCATCAtgcccgggagaggagggacaAGAGCAACCCTGGCCTGCAAGGGCTTCTAGAGGAACTCAGAAAGAAGGCTGATGAGGCTGAGGACGTGCTGGACGAGCTCCAGTACTTCATCATCCAGGACCAGATCGACGGCACCCATGAGGCCACCCCCGTGGTAGACGATGGCATCCGTGGCCAAGTCCTCCATGGCCGCCATGCTCTTCGTCACACCATCG GTTCCTTCCAGCAGCTGGAACAACTCTCGGTGGACAGCATCTCAGCAGTGCTTGTTGCCCCCATTTGCAACCTCCTGGCTAGCACCCTCTGTAAGATGGAATTCCCGTATGACATGTGGATGGAAAGCTTCACCGAAACGCAGGAGGAGGCGCTTCAGCTCCTCACCTCCCTCCAATGCCTAGGATTCTATGTGTGTCCCCGTCTGCAGTCCCTCCCAGAAGGGTTACATCGCCTTTCTTCACTTCGTGAACTAATTATCCATAAATGTCCTGAAATCAGAGCGCTTCCCAAGGAAGGGTTCCCCGCATCACTGAGATATGTATTTGCATACGAGGGCATCAGTGTTGATCTAAAGGATCAACTCAAGAAACTAAAAGCATCAACGCCAGGTTTACGTG
- the LOC4328942 gene encoding disease resistance protein L6 isoform X1, with amino-acid sequence MHLEELTLINIAGMRQFGPDFGGVTKKSFLHLKKIELVGLPELVEWVGGDHCHMFSKLLSIRCEDCPNLTVLLLPSFECSISDTKDINTIWFPNLCSLKIRNCPRLSLPPLPHTSMLTCVTVKEDDTDLMYFDGKSLRLNRYGSALAFHNLNKVEDMEIVDMPLVSWTGLQKLNSPRSMQSMGLLSNLSSLTHLELVNCDNLRVDGFDPLTTCNLKEMAVYNSKNHHPSIAADLFSVVAMMEVIPAGSFQQLEQLSVDSISAVLVAPICNLLASTLCKMEFPYDMWMESFTETQEEALQLLTSLQCLGFYVCPRLQSLPEGLHRLSSLRELIIHKCPEIRALPKEGFPASLRYVFAYEGISVDLKDQLKKLKASTPGLRVVSSLTNLVN; translated from the coding sequence ATGCATTTGGAGGAACTTACTTTGATCAATATTGCTGGGATGCGTCAATTTGGACCTGATTTTGGTGGTGTTACGAAGAAGAGTTTCTTACACTTGAAGAAAATTGAACTTGTTGGTTTACCGGAACTTGTGGAGTGGGTTGGGGGAGATCATTGCCATATGTTTTCAAAGCTTTTAAGCATCAGATGTGAAGATTGTCCTAATCTCACCGTGCTCCTGCTGCCATCGTTTGAGTGCTCTATCTCTGACACAAAAGACATAAACACCATATGGTTTCCCAACTTGTGTTCTCTTAAGATTCGAAATTGCCCCAGGTTGTCACTGCCTCCCCTGCCTCACACTTCCATGCTAACCTGTGTTACTGTGAAAGAAGATGATACAGATTTGATGTATTTTGATGGAAAAAGTCTGAGGTTAAATCGCTACGGTAGTGCTTTGGCCTTCCATAACCTGAACAAAGTAGAAGATATGGAAATTGTAGACATGCCGCTCGTTTCATGGACTGGTCTCCAAAAGCTGAACTCCCCCAGAAGCATGCAATCGATGGGTCTGCTCTCAAACCTCTCATCTCTCACTCATCTAGAACTAGTAAATTGTGATAACTTAAGAGtcgatggttttgatcctctcaCCACATGCAACCTCAAGGAAATGGCAGTTTACAATAGTAAAAACCATCACCCCTCCATAGCAGCGGATTTGTTCTCAGTGGTGGCAATGATGGAAGTAATACCTGCAGGTTCCTTCCAGCAGCTGGAACAACTCTCGGTGGACAGCATCTCAGCAGTGCTTGTTGCCCCCATTTGCAACCTCCTGGCTAGCACCCTCTGTAAGATGGAATTCCCGTATGACATGTGGATGGAAAGCTTCACCGAAACGCAGGAGGAGGCGCTTCAGCTCCTCACCTCCCTCCAATGCCTAGGATTCTATGTGTGTCCCCGTCTGCAGTCCCTCCCAGAAGGGTTACATCGCCTTTCTTCACTTCGTGAACTAATTATCCATAAATGTCCTGAAATCAGAGCGCTTCCCAAGGAAGGGTTCCCCGCATCACTGAGATATGTATTTGCATACGAGGGCATCAGTGTTGATCTAAAGGATCAACTCAAGAAACTAAAAGCATCAACGCCAGGTTTACGTG